From one Rhopalosiphum padi isolate XX-2018 chromosome 2, ASM2088224v1, whole genome shotgun sequence genomic stretch:
- the LOC132921445 gene encoding ABC transporter G family member 23-like, translating into MVHESRFKPGIYLSQSPSKCSIVLNNVFKTHNNQNIFNGVNLIAHSGKICAILGEINSGKSMLLSCLVGGDKVDKGHIWVLGGQPRTKSSKTLTKYTGYMPQEFCLYKTMTVLELFAYFGNLYNINHKFILWRISYYKHIFTLPPINSTIKKLSFSEKRMISFMIAVFHRPRLVVLDEPTIGLDIFKKNQIWKYLHHMISTWKPTVVVATNNIEEAFSATKIAYLKNRKIIFEREVKELHRSNPNKSIDAIIEDLYISLTSINVDKNSWINSNQSETPHNKKLSIYKQLYPRSSIWKFKTIIIQNIKFLTKNFWMFVLLCVIPLLQVYLHCIYYGTYPKSIPIAVYNQETDCGNDPCKHIEKCSYYSCHFLNILNQNGVTVNYFDSEFLAKNSITKGSTLGFMKVSKNYTVAIVNSITQSSTKEREELLKSNINFEIDMSSNL; encoded by the exons ATGGTACATGAAAGTCGTTTCAAACCAGGAATATATTTATCTCAAAGTCCTTCGAAATGTTCTATAGTACTGAATAATGTgtttaaaacacataataatcaaaatattttcaatggaGTGAATTTAATTGCTCATAGTGGTAAAAT ATGTGCTATACTTGGTGAAATTAACAGCGGTAAATCTATGCTACTTTCTTGTTTAGTTGGTGGGGATAAAGTGGACAAAGGTCATATATGGGTTCTCGGCGGTCAACCAAGAACAAAAAGCAGTAAAACTTTAACTAAATACACTGGCTATATGCCTCAG gaattttgtttgtataagaCCATGACAGTTCTAGAACTGTTTGCATACTTtggaaatttgtataatattaatcacaAATTTATTCTGTGGAGAATCAGTTATTACAAACACATTTTTACCCTACCACCAATTAATtctactattaaaaaattaag tttcagTGAAAAACGAATGATATCATTTATGATAGCCGTGTTCCACAGACCTCGATTAGTGGTATTAGACGAGCCTACTATAGGACttgacatatttaaaaaaaatca AATTTGGAAATACTTGCATCACATGATTAGTACATGGAAACCAACAGTAGTTGTAGCCACCAATAATATCGAAGAAGCATTTTCAGCAACTaag atagcgtatttaaaaaatagaaaaatcataTTTGAAAGAGAAGTAAAGGAATTACATCGATCAAACCCAAATAAGTCTATAGATGCAATCATAGAAGACCTTTACATCAGTTTAACATCTATTAATGTtgat aaAAACTCTTGGATCAATTCAAATCAATCTGAGACACCGCATAATAAAAAG cTAAGCATTTATAAGCAATTATATCCAAGATCAAGTATTTGGAAGttcaaaaccattattattcaaaatattaaatttttaactaaaaatttttg gatGTTTGTGTTATTATGCGTGATTCCATTACTTCAAGTATACTTGCATTGCATCTATTATGGAACATATCCTAAATCCATACCTATTGCAGTTTATAACCAAGAAACTGATTGCGGTAATGATCCATGTAaacatattgaaaaatgttcttACTACTCATGTCACttcttgaatattttgaacCAAAACGGTGTTACAGta AATTATTTTGATTCTGAATTTTTGGCTAAAAATTCCATAACAAAAGGATCAACACTAGGATTTATGAAAGTTTCTAAAAACTACACAGTAGCAATAGTTAATAGTATAACACAAAGCTCGACAAAGGAACGCGAAGAGCTgttaaaatctaatataaattttgaaatagacATGTCAAgtaacctataa